ATTTTGCTTCATCTGACCAGTAGCAATTGAATCAATACGTTCTAATGGTAAACCGAGTACATTCAAAGCATTTTTAATAGCATTAATAACAACTGAACTAGCAACATCTTTTCTAGAACCTATTCCCACAACCAACTTTTTTGGCTTTAAATTCATTGCAATTGAACTTTTCGAGACGGTTATGGTATCGGATGTAGTTGAACTTTTATAATACGATTTTTTGACATCTAAATCTTCCCATAAATAATTTAATTTAGGATTAAAAGCTATTTCAACCCTTTCATCATTTATCAGCGCTGAATTTATATATTTTATTTTTGAAATATCATCTATTTTTAGATAATATCTCCTTGAAAGGCTATCTATCCCTAATTTATTATTAATATCTGTTGAAGTGGTTATAATTGGTTCTGCATCAATTATATTAGCAATTTTTATTGAAAAATCATTTGCACCACCTAAATGTCCAGAAATAAGACTAATTACATGTTTACCCATTTCATCTATTACTAACACTGCAGGATCTTCATTTTTATTCTTAATTAATGTACAAATGTTTCTTATCATGATTCCTGTTGCCATAACTCCTATTATACAATCGTAGGAATTGAATATATTGTATAAAGTATCTTTAATATTTTTATGAAACATATCAACTTTAATAACACTTGGATCTTCTTCGAGTATGGTATGAATATTCTTTACAATCATTCGACCATTTTTTGTGACACTAAGTAGAGCTATTTTCATTTTTTATCATCCAAATTTATCATTAAAATTTTATCCATTTATCAGTTTATTATTAATTAGTAAAATCCACTTTGTATTATTTACTTAATAGCTTGAATTAAAAATATTTCATGACATTATGAAAATAGTGAATATAATAAATAAAAATGATGATAATATTAAGAAAATTATTATTGTTATCTTAGTAAGTTGAATTGCTTTAAGAATTGTTTCAGATTTTAAAGGATTGATATTATCACCAAGTTCATAATAACCTGGTTTTTTCAATTGTATACCAAGTGCTCCTGCAGTAGCAGCCATTGGATATCCAGAATTAGGACTTGGAGTTTTTTTTGCATCTCTCATCATAATTTTGTAAGCATTTTTCCAGTTAAGTTTCAAGAAAAATGATGCAATTATAATTAGCCAACCAGTGATCCTTGCTGGAAAATAATTCAAAATATCATCTAATCTAGCTGGAAACCAACCAATATTTATATTTTCAGGGTTTTTATACCCCACCATGGCATCTAAAGTGTTAACAACCCTGTAGAATACTGCACCTAAAACACCAAATAAAAATGCGTAAATCAAAGGAGAAATAATGGAGTCTGTGATATTTTCAGTTAAAGTTTCAATATCTGCAGAAATTAACTCACTTTTAGAAAGTTTCGAAGTATCTCTACTCACAAGATAAGACATGGAGTGTTGTGCTTTGACCAGACTAATATCAATATCTTTTTTAATCAATTTTACAGAATCAAATAGTGATTTAATTGCAAAAGTGGTAGAGAGAAGTATTGCTGAGATTAATACATATAAATAGGGATTATAAGTTGAAATTTTCAATATAATTCCAAATATGAAAATAAAAATAAACAAAGTTGTAATAGTAAGTACAACGCCTGATATTTTATTATTATGTTTCTTAAGTATATTTTTTAGTATGTTGATTAATTTTCCCATCAGAACAACAGGATGAATTTTTGATGGAAGTTCTCCTAGTATAATGTCAATAATTACAGCAATTAAAATAATTGTTAATATGTCCATATTACACTCCAATATTACAATATCATTTATATCCTAAATTCTGTTAATAAAGATAGTTTAAATAATTTTTTGATAAAATTTTTAGATGAATTTTTTAAATCGCAATTTTTATATCATACAATTAGATTTATAGAATTTTTATTTTAAAAAATTATCAGGCAGAGGTGCATTTCATGTGTAAATTAAATTATTATCTCAAAAATTTTGATAGTTCAGCTAAAATCTATCAATTATTAGATATTTATCATTACTCTAATGAAAAAATATGTTATTTATTTGAATTTAATGATTATAATTTAATTTTAAATATTATTTTGTACTAACAAAGAATATAATTTGAGAATGAGGGATATATTGCAAGTGTAAAATGATTTTTATTTGGTTTAAAATAAGGTGAGAGGTACATTGCAAGTGTAAAAAAAATAGATAATAATAAATTTAAAAATGATTTTTTTATAAAATTTTTAAAGTAAAATTTCAAGTGTATAAATTTTTTTAAAATGAACAATTTTTCATTGAATTTATGATAATTTAATATAATGATAAATATTTATTTGGATTTTTATAACTATTACATTTGTTTTTAAAAAATTTTTACTTTTTATTTTTTTTGAAAAAAATGTTTTAAGTAGCTATATTAATAATTGGTGATAAATTGATAGTTTATTTCAGGATTTATCCTTTATTAACGATTTATTTATTTAATATTTTATTATAATATTTTTCATTTTAATTATACTGAAATTTAATATTGTTTAATACTATATAAATATATCTATAAATTTCTAATAATACTAATTGTTTTATTATTCTTTTTTTATAAAAAAAACAATTAATATCAAGCATAAAAGCAATAAAAAACTTTTATAATATTATATAAATTAAATAAGGATTAATTAGATTATTTAAAGGAAAATAATACTTAATATGTAAAAAAATGTGAAATTTTTCTTTAAAAATTTATATTATTGTATTTATTGTTACAAAATTAAAATTTAAAAAATTTTAATATAATTTATTATTTCGATTTGTTATATTTTTTTAAAGGAAATTATGTGAAATTAAAATTGTGTCTTAATAAAATTCAAAAAAGTAGAAAAGGTAATACGAAAACTTTAATACTCACAATCTACTGATTAATATTTACACTTGAAATGTACCTTTCACCCAAAAAATATCTATCACACTTGAATGTTTACACTTGAAATCTACCTCTCAGTATCGCATGAATATTTATTTCATGTTTTTTACACTTGAAATGTATCTCAACTATGTTGAATACTGAATATTTGCATGATTTTTTACACTTGAAATGCACCTCTCTTTCATGCAAAAATAAATATTTTAAAATAAAAATCCATTCATTTAATCCCATATTTGAATATTAATAAATGGAAATTTAACGATAATAAACCTGTTTACTATATTAAATCTTTATTAAAGGGGAATAGTGATATTAATGAATATATTTGAAGAATTGGGAGAAAAAAAGACTGTTTTTAAATGCAAAAAATACTTAGATCACAGATTTCTTCCAGAAAAATTACCTCACAGAGAAGAGCAAATTAAATCAGTAGCAAAATACTGGATTGAAGCTTTGAGCAGTGTTACACCACCTGATGTTACGATATATGGTAAAACAGGAACAGGAAAAACAGCAGTTGCCAAATTTGCAAGAAAACAATTAGAACAAATCTCCAAAGAGAAAAAGGTAAATGTTAGGGTAGAATATATAAGGTGCACAGATTACACTACTGAATATCAAGTTATAGCCCGTTTATGCCAACAAATGGGGCAAGATGTCCCTTATAGAGGTTGGACCAAAGCTGAAGTAATTAATGCTTTTCGTAATCTTTTCAAAAAAAATGTGTTTGGAAAAGATCTTATCTTGATTATAATTCTAGATGAAGTTGATATTTTATTAAAAAATGATGGTGACGGCCTTCTTTACACTTTAACCCGGACAGATAATGTTTCTATTGCTTCCATAAGTAACTTTGTAGATTTTAAACAGTTTATTAAACCCCGGGTAAGAAGTAGTCTTCGAGATCGAGAAATTGTGTTTCCACCATACAACGCTCAACAACTAGTTGATATTCTACAAGAAAGATCGGAAATGTCATTCAAAGAAGGAGTTCTCAATAATGATGTTATACCATTATGTGCAGCTCTTGCAGCCAAAGAAGAAGGAGATGCAAGATATGCATT
This sequence is a window from Methanobacterium sp. SMA-27. Protein-coding genes within it:
- a CDS encoding cobalt-precorrin 5A hydrolase → MKIALLSVTKNGRMIVKNIHTILEEDPSVIKVDMFHKNIKDTLYNIFNSYDCIIGVMATGIMIRNICTLIKNKNEDPAVLVIDEMGKHVISLISGHLGGANDFSIKIANIIDAEPIITTSTDINNKLGIDSLSRRYYLKIDDISKIKYINSALINDERVEIAFNPKLNYLWEDLDVKKSYYKSSTTSDTITVSKSSIAMNLKPKKLVVGIGSRKDVASSVVINAIKNALNVLGLPLERIDSIATGQMKQNENGIIDATQKLHIPLEIISEKSIKNFKNPDLNDSDFVKNKFGVGGVCEPSSLIAAGNDSILIFRKTPYNGVTVAIAVSKS
- a CDS encoding cobalamin biosynthesis protein, whose translation is MDILTIILIAVIIDIILGELPSKIHPVVLMGKLINILKNILKKHNNKISGVVLTITTLFIFIFIFGIILKISTYNPYLYVLISAILLSTTFAIKSLFDSVKLIKKDIDISLVKAQHSMSYLVSRDTSKLSKSELISADIETLTENITDSIISPLIYAFLFGVLGAVFYRVVNTLDAMVGYKNPENINIGWFPARLDDILNYFPARITGWLIIIASFFLKLNWKNAYKIMMRDAKKTPSPNSGYPMAATAGALGIQLKKPGYYELGDNINPLKSETILKAIQLTKITIIIFLILSSFLFIIFTIFIMS
- a CDS encoding orc1/cdc6 family replication initiation protein, which produces MNIFEELGEKKTVFKCKKYLDHRFLPEKLPHREEQIKSVAKYWIEALSSVTPPDVTIYGKTGTGKTAVAKFARKQLEQISKEKKVNVRVEYIRCTDYTTEYQVIARLCQQMGQDVPYRGWTKAEVINAFRNLFKKNVFGKDLILIIILDEVDILLKNDGDGLLYTLTRTDNVSIASISNFVDFKQFIKPRVRSSLRDREIVFPPYNAQQLVDILQERSEMSFKEGVLNNDVIPLCAALAAKEEGDARYALDLLRTSGELADERVSETVFENYVREAKDYIEHNKVTDIVMTLPSQQQKVLESILYLTKEKEEITSGRLYEVYKEFSKGDSVSYRRIFDFINELEMLGLISTKTISRGRGKGRTNIIDLQCEMGLLEDAIWNG